One part of the Sorangiineae bacterium MSr11954 genome encodes these proteins:
- a CDS encoding LuxR C-terminal-related transcriptional regulator: MRSLVPASGAFICFGDDRTVSYAHSWRMVEDTVKPVRRRDGINLAQAFGLESRDVVRTARRAYRTVELYTDDIRKNLPYFRDNSAADAFVRALLVPLHASGSLFGICGLERRQEEPDFTRVDLQRAEQVAPFVLAATQAHMKSNELQKEATALHSLASCGGTLLAVDRGKRCVTWVASSEEGVDWPAQVNPLVDEVFALAISQDDARGQGDRIAPTSRLCERTVLGISNIEDDSLFGSGACVILHLGALDGESGPEDKLSTREQEVARLLVAGYSRINIAALMGLSENTVRTYMRRLYTKLGISNRVDLVRELIGPTRKWSPHARSNRSHSYTSG; the protein is encoded by the coding sequence ATGCGAAGTCTCGTGCCTGCATCCGGTGCGTTCATTTGCTTCGGCGACGATCGCACCGTGTCGTATGCTCATTCATGGCGTATGGTCGAGGACACCGTAAAGCCCGTTCGCAGAAGGGACGGAATCAACCTCGCGCAGGCATTCGGGCTCGAATCGAGGGACGTCGTCCGCACGGCACGGCGCGCCTATAGGACGGTCGAGCTCTACACCGACGACATTCGCAAGAACCTACCCTATTTTCGAGACAACTCGGCGGCCGACGCCTTCGTACGAGCCCTCCTCGTACCGCTTCATGCCAGTGGCTCGCTCTTCGGCATCTGCGGCCTCGAGCGGCGGCAAGAAGAGCCGGACTTTACCAGGGTCGACCTCCAGCGCGCGGAACAAGTGGCGCCCTTCGTTCTCGCCGCCACGCAAGCGCATATGAAGTCGAACGAGCTGCAGAAGGAGGCCACGGCGCTGCACTCCCTCGCCAGCTGCGGTGGAACGCTGCTCGCCGTCGATCGCGGCAAGCGCTGCGTGACATGGGTCGCGAGCTCGGAAGAAGGCGTCGACTGGCCCGCGCAGGTCAATCCCTTGGTGGACGAGGTCTTCGCGCTGGCCATATCCCAAGACGATGCGCGCGGCCAAGGCGATCGAATCGCACCCACCTCACGATTGTGCGAGCGGACCGTGCTGGGTATTTCGAACATTGAAGATGACTCGCTCTTCGGATCGGGGGCCTGCGTGATCCTTCATCTGGGGGCCCTCGACGGCGAGAGCGGGCCGGAGGACAAGTTGTCCACGCGCGAGCAGGAGGTTGCCCGCCTGCTCGTCGCCGGCTATAGCCGGATCAATATTGCGGCCCTCATGGGCCTCAGCGAGAACACGGTGCGAACCTACATGCGCCGGCTCTATACAAAGCTCGGGATCTCGAATCGGGTGGATCTGGTGCGCGAGCTCATCGGGCCCACGCGCAAATGGAGCCCGCACGCTCGCTCGAACCGTTCGCACTCCTACACCTCCGGTTAG
- the tagF gene encoding type VI secretion system-associated protein TagF — MMATRVRVYGKLRSGPEYMGTLSLDEQDFSEWLDRATGYAYMEGKEKWQRGYETGTTHAFLFRPRDRREKLITGVFAPSIDSVGRTYPLMMVTTLREDILGSGLPYLPVAGERFFVHAGEAVREARTAASLTPAISVASTLEAPNGPQIDNIKNDFANWQTIRGQLPRLWEALFPSRGPDSALRVLEALVHAGHALRRADSDERRYVRLPLGTGGAAATAFWLRTLACTMGTEAAITVAAWSLEPHGSLMVALGSEPPADFWLRLWLVECRDSLLIDACAMIIPDAAEGTSAHPELPRITHSNDATIGDLLGALVP, encoded by the coding sequence ATGATGGCAACGCGCGTCCGCGTCTACGGTAAGCTCCGCTCGGGCCCCGAATATATGGGGACGCTGTCGCTGGACGAGCAGGACTTCAGTGAATGGCTCGATCGCGCAACGGGCTATGCATACATGGAGGGTAAGGAGAAGTGGCAGCGCGGTTATGAAACAGGCACCACGCATGCCTTTCTGTTTCGACCGAGGGATCGCCGCGAAAAGCTGATAACGGGTGTATTCGCCCCCAGCATCGACAGTGTCGGAAGGACATATCCGCTGATGATGGTCACGACCTTGCGCGAAGACATATTGGGGTCGGGCCTCCCATACCTTCCCGTGGCGGGCGAACGCTTCTTCGTCCATGCCGGAGAGGCCGTTCGCGAGGCCCGCACCGCGGCATCACTTACCCCCGCCATATCGGTCGCTTCGACGCTTGAGGCGCCAAATGGTCCTCAAATTGACAACATCAAGAACGATTTTGCGAATTGGCAAACGATTCGCGGCCAATTGCCGAGATTATGGGAGGCCCTCTTTCCTTCGCGCGGCCCGGATTCCGCCCTTCGGGTACTCGAGGCGCTCGTTCACGCGGGGCATGCGTTGCGTCGGGCCGACTCGGACGAGCGGCGCTATGTGCGGTTGCCGCTCGGCACCGGAGGCGCTGCCGCCACGGCATTCTGGTTGCGGACCTTGGCTTGCACGATGGGGACCGAGGCGGCCATCACGGTGGCGGCTTGGTCGCTCGAGCCCCACGGTTCGCTGATGGTGGCGCTCGGGAGCGAGCCCCCCGCCGACTTTTGGCTGAGGCTCTGGCTCGTGGAGTGCCGCGATTCGCTTCTTATCGATGCTTGCGCGATGATCATTCCGGATGCTGCCGAGGGAACATCTGCTCATCCGGAATTGCCTCGAATCACGCATTCCAATGACGCGACCATTGGCGATTTGCTCGGTGCTTTGGTGCCGTAG
- a CDS encoding protein kinase produces MAGTDDRRKPSGLAVSTAHGQAAGDYAVGQYVPGPNVTILGVLGRGGFSTVYLVKTQDELLAALKVIHPHLARRSAVANRMIEEAMTIRRIQHPNVVRFLDCGWTADDHFRVYILMERLEGASGRQILQEKGGMLIQHALDVGISLLSGLEAVHAIGIIHRDLKPDNVFVHVAPNGEPFAKLYDFGIQEKQHAGGAAGDDGRARIRTFEGTPAYAAPEQLVGERATVRTDIFAFGTLFFEWLTGEHPQEKALRKDEEGQRGDDLGASHLVHDILYQPAPKLSEYLLVPQRLENVVAKCLETRPDRRYPNVTELRRDLEGIKATLHPDFIKSKKTTQQYLIGAVQAVRQAQASPSATSNERPIAVGPAQSCAPGDSQAEQPRAGDSTVQQRTLPLETPSVAVPVWRTRPAAETPAGGATYPDHAATIVDPALPEVERRAPSRATVAAAVVALVAVLTGVGLGVYVKSRSAKASAMPAVRVSAASAMSAAPGAAALEAPGGVSPLPSQAAVSPPMAATSLAASTMQMISGDLGTSDRSKDKARAKRAPLASTRDPDRPARGTTTASSGDGDAKEPAADTVDRNVPATMTAASAEPAIRQPLEPKGENIDMELQIPAYAIPKAPSSPTPKSETTMPVGLSAADQARKIMLRDPDAARRILEPRVYGPRPVRAEVELLATICRDQKDQTCVTQCKSLLERLSASPSGTEPLR; encoded by the coding sequence ATGGCCGGCACCGACGATCGGCGCAAGCCCTCGGGGCTCGCCGTGTCCACCGCGCACGGCCAGGCGGCCGGCGATTATGCCGTGGGGCAGTATGTGCCGGGCCCCAATGTGACCATCCTCGGTGTCTTGGGGCGCGGCGGCTTCTCGACCGTCTACCTGGTCAAGACGCAGGACGAGCTCCTTGCCGCCCTAAAGGTCATCCATCCGCACCTGGCGCGGCGCTCGGCCGTCGCGAATCGCATGATCGAAGAGGCGATGACCATCCGTCGGATCCAGCATCCGAATGTCGTCCGCTTCCTCGACTGCGGTTGGACCGCCGACGACCATTTCCGTGTTTACATCCTCATGGAGCGTCTCGAGGGCGCGAGCGGCCGGCAGATCCTCCAGGAGAAAGGTGGCATGCTGATCCAGCACGCGCTCGACGTGGGGATCAGCCTTCTCTCGGGTCTGGAGGCGGTGCACGCCATCGGCATCATCCACCGCGATCTGAAACCGGATAACGTCTTCGTTCACGTCGCGCCCAACGGTGAGCCGTTCGCAAAGCTGTACGACTTTGGAATTCAGGAGAAGCAGCACGCGGGAGGCGCAGCGGGAGACGACGGGCGCGCGCGCATCCGAACCTTCGAGGGGACGCCGGCCTACGCGGCCCCGGAGCAGCTCGTGGGCGAGCGCGCGACGGTGCGCACGGACATTTTTGCGTTCGGTACGCTGTTCTTCGAATGGCTGACGGGAGAACACCCGCAGGAAAAGGCGTTGCGAAAGGATGAAGAAGGTCAGAGGGGCGACGACTTGGGAGCGTCCCACCTCGTCCACGACATTCTTTATCAGCCTGCCCCGAAGCTGTCGGAGTATCTGCTCGTTCCGCAGCGGTTGGAGAACGTGGTGGCCAAGTGCCTCGAGACCCGGCCGGATCGGCGGTACCCGAATGTTACGGAGCTGCGCCGCGATCTCGAAGGCATCAAAGCGACACTTCATCCCGATTTCATTAAATCGAAGAAGACGACCCAGCAATATTTGATTGGCGCCGTTCAGGCCGTGCGCCAGGCGCAGGCTTCCCCGAGCGCGACCAGCAATGAGCGGCCCATTGCCGTTGGGCCGGCGCAGTCATGTGCACCTGGCGATTCCCAGGCCGAGCAACCGCGGGCAGGGGACTCCACGGTCCAACAGCGGACGCTCCCATTGGAGACGCCGAGCGTCGCCGTGCCGGTATGGCGCACGCGGCCCGCGGCGGAGACGCCGGCTGGAGGTGCCACGTATCCAGACCATGCGGCGACGATTGTGGACCCGGCGCTGCCGGAGGTCGAGCGCCGCGCGCCATCGAGGGCCACCGTCGCCGCGGCGGTGGTGGCGTTGGTTGCGGTTTTGACGGGCGTCGGGTTGGGGGTGTACGTGAAGTCGCGAAGCGCGAAGGCGTCCGCGATGCCCGCGGTGCGGGTGAGCGCGGCATCGGCCATGTCGGCTGCGCCAGGTGCCGCAGCGTTGGAGGCGCCGGGCGGGGTCTCGCCGTTACCGTCGCAGGCGGCCGTGTCGCCGCCGATGGCTGCGACGTCTTTGGCGGCGTCGACGATGCAGATGATCTCCGGCGATCTGGGGACGAGCGATCGCTCGAAGGACAAGGCCCGTGCGAAGAGAGCTCCTCTGGCCTCGACCCGTGACCCGGATCGCCCCGCGCGCGGGACGACGACCGCTTCGAGTGGGGATGGCGACGCCAAAGAGCCGGCCGCGGACACGGTCGATCGAAACGTGCCGGCGACCATGACGGCGGCGTCTGCAGAGCCAGCGATTCGGCAACCGCTGGAGCCCAAGGGCGAGAACATCGACATGGAACTTCAGATTCCCGCGTACGCCATCCCGAAGGCGCCGTCGAGCCCGACGCCAAAGTCCGAAACGACGATGCCCGTCGGTTTGAGCGCGGCGGATCAGGCCCGCAAAATCATGCTGCGCGATCCCGACGCCGCAAGGCGGATTCTCGAACCACGCGTCTACGGCCCTCGCCCCGTGCGCGCCGAGGTCGAGCTGCTCGCGACGATCTGCCGCGATCAAAAGGATCAGACGTGCGTGACGCAATGCAAATCGCTCCTCGAGCGGCTCTCGGCGTCTCCGTCGGGGACGGAGCCCTTGCGGTGA
- a CDS encoding SMR family transporter, with product MGYVFLIGAILFEVIATSHLKLVKGERAVPWAVPVIVGGYGSAFALLTLALNRGIPLGVAYAVWSGFGVVFVAVVSWLAFGEKLGAMQIGGAVMVVSGVVLLELGAHHE from the coding sequence ATGGGATATGTGTTTCTGATCGGAGCCATTCTCTTCGAGGTCATCGCGACCTCTCACCTCAAACTCGTCAAGGGCGAGCGTGCCGTGCCTTGGGCCGTGCCGGTCATCGTGGGCGGCTATGGCAGCGCCTTCGCTCTTTTGACCTTGGCGCTCAACCGCGGGATTCCCTTGGGCGTCGCCTATGCCGTCTGGTCGGGGTTTGGTGTCGTGTTCGTCGCCGTCGTGAGTTGGCTTGCATTCGGCGAAAAGCTGGGTGCGATGCAGATCGGAGGTGCCGTGATGGTGGTCTCGGGGGTGGTGCTGCTCGAGCTGGGAGCGCATCACGAATGA
- a CDS encoding nuclear transport factor 2 family protein gives MTSDDTRGKVTETTRKVVLAFYEGLMARDIEPMAMLFAEEVDWYIPGHRELAPWTGRRRGRADVVPFWRLLLSNIESVRFDLHGIFADGELAVATGEFASRMLKVDKIYESPFSAHFTVRNGQIVRYRFLEDSYGLVRVLSGHA, from the coding sequence ATGACGTCCGACGACACCCGAGGCAAGGTCACGGAGACGACACGCAAGGTGGTCCTCGCATTCTACGAGGGGCTCATGGCCAGGGATATCGAGCCGATGGCGATGCTCTTTGCGGAGGAGGTGGACTGGTACATACCTGGCCATCGCGAGCTCGCGCCCTGGACGGGCCGGCGTAGGGGGCGCGCGGACGTGGTCCCGTTTTGGCGGCTGCTCCTCTCGAACATCGAGTCCGTCCGCTTCGACTTGCATGGCATTTTCGCCGACGGGGAGCTCGCCGTCGCGACGGGCGAGTTTGCGTCGCGTATGTTGAAGGTCGACAAAATATACGAATCGCCGTTCTCGGCGCACTTCACGGTTCGAAATGGGCAAATCGTGCGGTATCGCTTCTTGGAGGACAGCTACGGTTTGGTGCGCGTGCTCAGCGGTCACGCGTAA
- a CDS encoding FHA domain-containing protein yields MDTESNTSFERTCSFPVRFGRNDLFNVQLNYGFVSDQHATIDYRGGALFLIDHRSRNGTILSNGKAAPPDEAVRLTEYHNAFSIGCLRIHVELADTVDDELPNTEISTITGRTLTRRVEGVEKLAKGADTGALAEEVRPFVEARRRTLAPMLQAITECLSALGPSARSEAIGQLVRTFPELAHELDFRRLAEHYGAPLGARDREAACALQEARDVAEFFGAPPLKTVADIQGFFAKSRDVLAQFMLAFLPLRAAFYRPELEHTNVEDPTHHALLSARTPGEIAELLLDWKQPHQGARALRSTFATMLAHQVSLLNGVIRGTTELVRGLAPGTIEAAVRDGKHRASRRFSLGPWRLFWDEYRLKHSEIPTGDLRSFLHRVYGPEVLHGFETLVGQAEAEGRAAAKVPPSSDAGRAPARTRPTESAPAETSEHHGSRPRSGPMGTVVMPQPTGGTPSSNPSQRATGQLSRKG; encoded by the coding sequence ATGGACACCGAGAGCAACACGTCGTTCGAGCGGACGTGCAGCTTTCCTGTCCGGTTCGGGCGCAATGATCTTTTCAATGTACAGCTCAACTATGGATTCGTCTCCGATCAACATGCCACCATCGACTACCGAGGCGGTGCGTTATTTTTAATTGATCACCGCAGCCGAAACGGAACCATTCTCTCGAATGGGAAGGCGGCGCCGCCGGACGAAGCCGTGCGCCTCACCGAGTATCACAATGCTTTTTCCATCGGCTGCTTGCGCATCCATGTGGAATTGGCGGACACGGTCGACGATGAGCTACCGAACACGGAGATCTCGACCATCACCGGCCGGACGCTGACTCGCCGAGTCGAAGGCGTCGAGAAGCTCGCCAAGGGCGCGGACACGGGCGCGCTGGCGGAGGAAGTACGACCTTTCGTGGAGGCGCGCCGGAGGACGCTGGCGCCGATGCTGCAAGCCATCACCGAGTGCCTCTCCGCGCTCGGCCCCAGCGCGCGCTCGGAGGCCATCGGGCAATTGGTTCGAACCTTTCCCGAGCTCGCACACGAGCTGGATTTTCGACGACTCGCCGAACACTATGGCGCGCCGTTGGGGGCGCGCGATCGGGAGGCGGCGTGCGCGCTTCAGGAGGCGCGGGACGTCGCGGAATTTTTTGGCGCGCCGCCGCTCAAGACGGTGGCGGACATCCAAGGGTTCTTTGCGAAGTCGCGCGATGTGCTCGCCCAGTTCATGCTGGCGTTCTTGCCGTTGCGCGCGGCGTTCTACCGACCGGAGTTGGAGCACACCAACGTCGAGGATCCGACGCATCATGCGCTCCTTTCGGCGCGCACCCCGGGCGAGATCGCCGAGCTCCTGCTCGATTGGAAACAACCCCACCAGGGCGCTCGCGCGCTGCGCTCCACGTTCGCGACCATGTTGGCGCACCAGGTGTCGCTCTTGAATGGCGTGATCCGAGGGACCACGGAGCTCGTTCGCGGGCTCGCACCGGGCACCATCGAGGCCGCGGTTCGCGATGGAAAGCATCGCGCGTCACGTCGATTCAGCCTCGGCCCCTGGCGCCTTTTCTGGGACGAGTACCGCCTCAAACACAGCGAGATTCCCACGGGCGATCTGCGCTCGTTTCTGCATCGCGTCTACGGTCCGGAGGTGCTGCACGGTTTCGAGACCCTCGTTGGACAGGCCGAGGCCGAGGGGCGCGCCGCCGCCAAAGTCCCCCCGTCGTCGGACGCGGGCCGCGCTCCTGCGCGCACCCGGCCAACCGAATCTGCGCCGGCCGAGACGTCGGAGCATCACGGTTCCCGACCGCGAAGTGGTCCGATGGGAACCGTGGTGATGCCGCAACCGACGGGAGGGACGCCGAGCTCGAACCCCTCGCAGCGCGCCACCGGCCAGCTCTCTCGGAAGGGGTGA
- a CDS encoding DUF2974 domain-containing protein — MPKRRSLYRDTRGGALVEYALLLLAICVLGVAGWRLLGRNVSAQVDCATENFNGQCGGGKGSGQSVAAAAGGGGAAGGGAGGGGAGGGANDPAGALPASPAMALMAFASPAGGGSPSFSEQVRGTDPKPIDGTFAQIAGDVPRDGTGGNIGGFTRLDAAQLEAAGINPSALNDPSTGFRAAIYRDANGNTVLAYAGSQDLKDWKTNFTQGLGFSDAQYNQAVSLAKEAKAAFGDSLVITGHSLGGGLASAGALATGSPAVTFNSSGLNDKTIQRLDLDPNAARAQAENGQVRRYAVDGEILTNLQENNVATRGLMPDAVGRKITLPDPKPLTGFQKWIPGARTKHGADLHGMGPVHDSMRKWPPWGSG, encoded by the coding sequence ATGCCGAAGCGAAGATCCCTCTATCGTGACACCCGCGGCGGGGCGCTCGTTGAATACGCTCTCCTACTTCTGGCCATTTGCGTGCTGGGGGTAGCAGGCTGGCGGCTGCTCGGACGAAACGTCAGCGCACAAGTCGATTGTGCGACCGAAAATTTCAATGGCCAGTGCGGCGGCGGAAAAGGGAGCGGTCAAAGCGTTGCCGCGGCCGCGGGAGGTGGCGGCGCCGCGGGCGGCGGTGCGGGAGGTGGCGGTGCGGGCGGCGGGGCGAACGATCCCGCCGGAGCCCTGCCCGCGAGCCCGGCCATGGCCCTCATGGCCTTCGCATCGCCGGCAGGAGGCGGCTCCCCATCCTTCAGCGAGCAAGTCCGAGGTACGGATCCGAAACCCATCGATGGCACCTTCGCGCAGATCGCGGGCGACGTTCCGCGCGATGGCACCGGCGGCAACATCGGTGGCTTTACCCGCTTGGACGCGGCGCAGCTCGAGGCAGCCGGGATCAACCCGAGCGCGCTGAACGATCCCTCGACGGGGTTCCGCGCGGCCATCTACCGCGACGCGAACGGCAACACGGTGCTCGCCTATGCCGGCAGCCAAGATTTGAAAGATTGGAAAACGAACTTCACGCAGGGGCTCGGCTTCTCCGACGCCCAATACAATCAAGCCGTGAGCCTCGCCAAAGAGGCCAAGGCGGCATTCGGAGACAGCCTCGTCATCACGGGGCACTCGCTGGGCGGTGGTCTCGCGTCGGCGGGGGCGCTGGCGACGGGCTCGCCGGCGGTCACCTTCAATTCGTCCGGGCTCAACGACAAAACGATCCAACGCCTCGACCTCGATCCGAACGCCGCGCGCGCACAGGCCGAGAACGGGCAAGTCCGCCGCTACGCGGTGGACGGCGAAATCTTGACGAACCTGCAGGAAAACAATGTCGCCACCCGCGGCCTGATGCCCGACGCCGTCGGACGCAAGATCACATTGCCCGATCCAAAACCGCTCACCGGCTTTCAAAAGTGGATCCCGGGCGCGCGCACCAAGCACGGCGCCGACTTGCACGGCATGGGGCCGGTCCACGATTCGATGCGCAAGTGGCCCCCGTGGGGCAGCGGGTGA
- a CDS encoding polyprenyl synthetase family protein has product MTSTAKFFDLATYLSAQQAHVEAALKEAVLTTRPAKICEAMQYSLLSGGKRLRPILCLASCELLGGAGMVAMPTACALEMLHTASLIHDDLPAMDNDDYRRGKLANHKVFGEGIALLAGDALLIYAVEFIVGRTEGVSAERLLRVIHIVTHSIGVGGLVGGQVADLESEGEPHIDLNTLEFIHTRKTGSLLEAAVVTGAILAGADEDSLARLSRYARNLGLAFQIIDDVLDVTATQTELGKTPRKDEKAQKATYPKLLGIPESKRQAHKLIDDAMSEIAPLGKDVRPLLAVADYVRTRSN; this is encoded by the coding sequence ATGACCTCCACAGCGAAATTTTTCGATTTGGCTACTTATTTGTCTGCTCAGCAGGCGCATGTCGAAGCTGCGCTCAAAGAAGCCGTTCTCACCACCCGCCCGGCTAAGATCTGCGAAGCGATGCAGTATTCGCTCCTTTCCGGAGGAAAGCGTCTGCGTCCCATTCTCTGCCTCGCCAGTTGCGAGCTCCTCGGCGGCGCGGGAATGGTCGCAATGCCTACCGCATGCGCACTGGAAATGCTGCATACGGCGTCGCTGATCCACGACGACTTGCCTGCGATGGACAACGACGACTATCGACGGGGCAAGTTGGCGAATCACAAGGTCTTCGGGGAAGGCATAGCCCTCCTCGCGGGCGACGCGCTGTTGATTTATGCGGTTGAGTTCATCGTAGGCCGCACCGAGGGGGTATCCGCGGAGCGGCTGCTGCGCGTGATCCACATCGTGACGCACTCCATCGGAGTCGGTGGCCTGGTGGGGGGGCAAGTGGCCGATCTCGAGAGCGAGGGGGAGCCGCACATCGATCTAAACACCCTCGAGTTCATTCACACCCGAAAGACGGGCTCTCTGCTGGAGGCAGCCGTCGTCACGGGGGCCATCTTGGCGGGGGCCGACGAGGACTCTCTGGCGCGCCTCTCTCGTTATGCTCGCAATCTCGGGCTCGCCTTCCAGATCATCGACGATGTCCTGGATGTCACCGCCACGCAAACCGAGTTGGGGAAAACGCCGCGCAAAGATGAAAAGGCTCAGAAGGCGACCTATCCCAAGCTGCTGGGCATCCCAGAGTCCAAACGCCAAGCACACAAATTGATCGACGACGCCATGTCGGAAATCGCTCCCCTCGGAAAAGACGTTCGCCCGTTGTTGGCCGTGGCCGACTACGTTAGAACGCGATCCAATTGA